One segment of Chionomys nivalis chromosome 3, mChiNiv1.1, whole genome shotgun sequence DNA contains the following:
- the Zbtb21 gene encoding zinc finger and BTB domain-containing protein 21 isoform X1, translating to MHSVQRAHKHSGEEERRKMCTCQINCRMEGLLHYINPAHAISLLSALNEERLKGQLCDVLLIVGDQKFRAHKNVLAASSEYFQSLFTNKENEAQTVFQLDFCEPDAFDNVLNYIYSSSLFVEKGSLAAVQELGYSLGISFLTNIIAKAPQAPFPACPNRKRVPVEDDETSSQKRSVIVCQGRSEVPGKASGPAVQDLSHAARASPSGAVKTSTNKPHVAKPPEQLHSLSLTEKSWLKDSAAVYAKSVEQPGALDDPNRGSLVKRNAVLPSKPSQDREAMDDKPGVSSQLPKGKAIELALKRPRPPVLSLRSSSETPYLLKETSKGGSQGEDRNLLYYSKLGLVVPSSGPASANQSVDRSGPLVKSLLRRSLSMDSQVPVYSPSIDLKSSQGSSIAANEASGSVFCAVSQKSSLKDGSDKKTLDDRPQVLQPHRLRSFSASQSTDREGTSPVTEVRIKTEPSSPLSDPSDIIRVTVGDAATTTRDLPLKTEEDQRDISRLPAKRRFQTDRRSPLKKARANEHGPSVSEENCEEGRSPPSLDSNFPDSELNREEFGELEGTRPNKKFKCKHCLKIFRSTAGLHRHVNMYHNPEKPYACDICHKRFHTNFKVWTHCQTQHGIVKNPSPASSSHAVLDEKFQRKLIDIVREREIKKALVIKLRRSKPGFQGQSSSPAQQVIKRNLRSRGKGAYICAYCGKAYRFLSQYKQHIKMHPGERPLGVSRAAKPKEQALARAVESKEVYPCRLCNAKLSSLLEQGNHERLCRNATVCPFCSLRFFSPALKQEHEDRCEYKKLTCLECMRTFKSSFSIWRHQVEVHNQNNMALAENISLPTLDHNGEVAAASRPQSEPSKVNHVTAPKEDTVFSDSSEQVNFDSEDSSCLPEDLSLSKQLKVQVKEEPVEEAEEETPEASAAPREAGPSKEAGLWPCEKCGKMFTAHKQLERHQELLCSVKPFICHVCHKAFRTNFRLWSHFQSHMSQATEEPAQKEAEVCPVPTNSPSPPPLPPPPPLPKIQPLEPDSPTGLSETPTPATEKLFAPQESDTLFYHAPPLSAITFKRQFMCKLCHRTFKTAFSLWSHEQTHN from the exons ATGCACAGTGTACAGCGGGCTCACAAACACtcgggagaggaagagagaaggaagatgtgTACTTGCCAG ATCAATTGCAGGATGGAGGGACTGCTACATTACATCAACCCAGCACATGCCATCTCTCTGCTCAGCGCCCTCAATGAGGAGCGCCTTAAGGGACAGCTATGTGATGTACTCCTGATTGTTGGGGACCAGAAGTTCCGAGCTCATAAGAACGTCTTGGCTGCCAGCAGTGAGTACTTCCAGAGTTTATTCACGAATAAGGAGAACGAGGCACAGACTGTCTTTCAGCTCGACTTCTGTGAGCCTGATGCTTTTGACAACGTTCTGAACTACATTTATTCTTCCTCCCTTTTTGTGGAGAAGGGCAGCCTTGCTGCTGTGCAGGAACTGGGGTATAGCCTTGGTATCTCCTTCCTGACCAACATCATTGCCAAAGCCCCTCAGGCTCCTTTTCCAGCCTGTCCCAACAGGAAAAGAGTTCCGGTGGAAGATGATGAGACCAGCTCTCAAAAGCGAAGTGTCATCGTGTGTCAGGGCAGAAGCGAAGTGCCAGGGAAAGCCAGTGGTCCAGCTGTGCAGGACCTCAGCCATGCTGCCCGGGCGTCCCCAAGTGGTGCAGTCAAGACCAGCACCAATAAGCCACATGTGGCCAAGCCGCCAGAGCAGCTTCACAGCCTGTCCTTAACGGAAAAGAGTTGGCTGAAGGATAGTGCTGCAGTATATGCCAAGTCTGTGGAACAACCTGGGGCTTTGGATGATCCTAACAGGGGTAGTTTGGTTAAGAGAAATGCAGTTCTGCCCTCAAAGCCTTCACAAGATAGGGAGGCCATGGACGATAAACCAGGAGTGAGCAGCCAGCTTCCCAAGGGGAAAGCTATAGAGCTGGCTCTGAAGAGACCACGGCCACCTGTTCTGTCTCTCCGTAGCTCATCAGAGACTCCATATCTCTTAAAAGAGACTAGCAAAGGAGGCAGTCAGGGGGAGGATAGGAACTTGCTCTACTACTCTAAGCTAGGCCTGGTGGTTCCATCCAGTGGGCCTGCCTCTGCAAACCAGAGTGTTGACAGAAGTGGCCCACTAGTGAAAAGCCTCCTCAGGCGGTCACTGTCTATGGACAGCCAGGTTCCTGTCTACTCCCCCTCCATAGATTTGAAGTCGTCCCAGGGATCATCCATAGCAGCAAATGAGGCATCAGGCAGTGTGTTCTGTGCAGTGTCTCAAAAGTCCTCTTTAAAAGATGGCAGTGACAAAAAAACCCTGGATGACAGGCCTCAAGTGCTCCAGCCTCACCGCCTCAGGTCCTTCAGTGCGTCTCAGTCAACAGATAGGGAGGGGACCTCCCCTGTGACTGAGGTGCGCATTAAGACTGAGCCTAGCAGCCCTCTGTCGGACCCCTCAGACATCATCCGGGTCACCGTGGGAGATGCAGCAACAACTACGAGAGACCTGCCCCTCAAAACAGAGGAAGACCAGAGGGACATTAGCAGACTCCCAGCAAAAAGAAGGTTCCAGACAGACAGAAGGTCACCCTTGAAGAAAGCAAGGGCAAATGAGCATGGGCCTTCTGTCTCAGAAGAGAACTGTGAGGAGGGCAGGAGCCCTCCTTCCCTTGACAGCAACTTCCCagattctgaattaaacagagagGAGTTTGGTGAGTTGGAGGGGACGAgaccaaacaaaaaatttaaatgcaaacATTGCCTTAAGATTTTTAGATCAACCGCGGGTCTTCACCGCCATGTTAACATGTACCATAACCCAGAGAAGCCTTATGCTTGTGACATCTGTCACAAGAGGTTTCATACCAACTTCAAAGTGTGGACACACTGTCAGACCCAACACGGCATAGTGAAGAACCCATCGCCAGCCTCTAGTTCCCATGCAGTGTTGGATGAGAAATTCCAAAGGAAACTGATTGACatagtgagagagagggagattaaGAAGGCCCTGGTCATTAAGCTCAGGCGCAGCAAGCCTGGCTTCCAGGGACAGAGTAGCTCCCCAGCACAGCAAGTCATCAAGAGGAACTTGCGCTCCCGAGGCAAGGGGGCCTACATTTGTGCCTACTGTGGCAAGGCGTACCGCTTTCTCTCTCAGTATAAGCAGCACATAAAGATGCACCCGGGAGAGAGGCCCCTCGGAGTGAGCAGAGCTGCTAAGCCGAAAGAGCAGGCTCTGGCACGCGCGGTAGAGAGCAAGGAGGTTTACCCGTGCCGCCTCTGTAATGCTAAGCTCTCTTCTCTTCTAGAGCAAGGCAACCACGAGCGCTTGTGCCGGAATGCCACCGTTTGCCCTTTCTGCAGCCTCAGGTTCTTCTCCCCAGCGCTGAAGCAGGAGCATGAAGACAGGTGTGAGTACAAAAAGCTGACCTGCCTGGAGTGCATGCGCACCTTCAAGTCTTCCTTCAGCATCTGGCGGCACCAGGTGGAAGTGCACAACCAGAACAACATGGCTTTAGCAGAGAACATTTCCCTGCCTACCCTGGACCACAATGGTGAAGTGGCAGCTGCTTCCAGGCCTCAGTCTGAGCCTAGCAAGGTAAACCATGTGACTGCTCCAAAAGAGGACACAGTGTTTAGTGACTCTTCAGAGCAAGTGAACTTCGATTCTGAggattcctcctgcctccctgAAGACTTGAGTCTTTCAAAGCAACTGAAAGTCCAAGTCAAAGAGGAGCCTgtggaggaggctgaggaggagacTCCTGAGGCCAGTGCAGCTCCCAGGGAGGCTGGTCCCAGCAAGGAGGCTGGTCTGTGGCCCTGCGAGAAATGTGGGAAGATGTTCACGGCACACAAGCAGCTGGAACGACACCAGGAGCTGCTGTGTTCCGTGAAACCCTTCATCTGCCATGTGTGCCACAAAGCCTTCCGTACCAACTTCCGGCTCTGGAGTCACTTCCAGTCCCACATGTCTCAGGCCACAGAGGAGCCTGCACAGAAAGAGGCTGAGGTGTGTCCTGTGCCCACAAATTCCCCCTCAccaccacctctgccacctccacCGCCCTTGCCTAAGATCCAGCCCCTGGAGCCCGACAGCCCCACAGGCCTTTCTGAGACTCCGACCCCtgccacagagaaactgtttgcACCCCAggaatcagacaccctcttctacCACGCCCCTCCCCTTTCAGCAATCACATTTAAAAGACAGTTCATGTGCAAACTCTGCCATAGGACATTCAAGACCGCTTTCAGTCTTTGGAGTCATGAGCAGACACACAATTAA
- the Zbtb21 gene encoding zinc finger and BTB domain-containing protein 21 isoform X3: protein MHSVQRAHKHSGEEERRKMCTCQINCRMEGLLHYINPAHAISLLSALNEERLKGQLCDVLLIVGDQKFRAHKNVLAASSEYFQSLFTNKENEAQTVFQLDFCEPDAFDNVLNYIYSSSLFVEKGSLAAVQELGYSLGISFLTNIIAKAPQAPFPACPNRKRVPVEDDETSSQKRSVIVCQGRSEVPGKASGPAVQDLSHAARASPSGAVKTSTNKPHVAKPPEQLHSLSLTEKSWLKDSAAVYAKSVEQPGALDDPNRGSLVKRNAVLPSKPSQDREAMDDKPGVSSQLPKGKAIELALKRPRPPVLSLRSSSETPYLLKETSKGGSQGEDRNLLYYSKLGLVVPSSGPASANQSVDRSGPLVKSLLRRSLSMDSQVPVYSPSIDLKSSQGSSIAANEASGSVFCAVSQKSSLKDGSDKKTLDDRPQVLQPHRLRSFSASQSTDREGTSPVTEVRIKTEPSSPLSDPSDIIRVTVGDAATTTRDLPLKTEEDQRDISRLPAKRRFQTDRRSPLKKARANEHGPSVSEENCEEGRSPPSLDSNFPDSELNREEFEQGNHERLCRNATVCPFCSLRFFSPALKQEHEDRCEYKKLTCLECMRTFKSSFSIWRHQVEVHNQNNMALAENISLPTLDHNGEVAAASRPQSEPSKVNHVTAPKEDTVFSDSSEQVNFDSEDSSCLPEDLSLSKQLKVQVKEEPVEEAEEETPEASAAPREAGPSKEAGLWPCEKCGKMFTAHKQLERHQELLCSVKPFICHVCHKAFRTNFRLWSHFQSHMSQATEEPAQKEAEVCPVPTNSPSPPPLPPPPPLPKIQPLEPDSPTGLSETPTPATEKLFAPQESDTLFYHAPPLSAITFKRQFMCKLCHRTFKTAFSLWSHEQTHN from the exons ATGCACAGTGTACAGCGGGCTCACAAACACtcgggagaggaagagagaaggaagatgtgTACTTGCCAG ATCAATTGCAGGATGGAGGGACTGCTACATTACATCAACCCAGCACATGCCATCTCTCTGCTCAGCGCCCTCAATGAGGAGCGCCTTAAGGGACAGCTATGTGATGTACTCCTGATTGTTGGGGACCAGAAGTTCCGAGCTCATAAGAACGTCTTGGCTGCCAGCAGTGAGTACTTCCAGAGTTTATTCACGAATAAGGAGAACGAGGCACAGACTGTCTTTCAGCTCGACTTCTGTGAGCCTGATGCTTTTGACAACGTTCTGAACTACATTTATTCTTCCTCCCTTTTTGTGGAGAAGGGCAGCCTTGCTGCTGTGCAGGAACTGGGGTATAGCCTTGGTATCTCCTTCCTGACCAACATCATTGCCAAAGCCCCTCAGGCTCCTTTTCCAGCCTGTCCCAACAGGAAAAGAGTTCCGGTGGAAGATGATGAGACCAGCTCTCAAAAGCGAAGTGTCATCGTGTGTCAGGGCAGAAGCGAAGTGCCAGGGAAAGCCAGTGGTCCAGCTGTGCAGGACCTCAGCCATGCTGCCCGGGCGTCCCCAAGTGGTGCAGTCAAGACCAGCACCAATAAGCCACATGTGGCCAAGCCGCCAGAGCAGCTTCACAGCCTGTCCTTAACGGAAAAGAGTTGGCTGAAGGATAGTGCTGCAGTATATGCCAAGTCTGTGGAACAACCTGGGGCTTTGGATGATCCTAACAGGGGTAGTTTGGTTAAGAGAAATGCAGTTCTGCCCTCAAAGCCTTCACAAGATAGGGAGGCCATGGACGATAAACCAGGAGTGAGCAGCCAGCTTCCCAAGGGGAAAGCTATAGAGCTGGCTCTGAAGAGACCACGGCCACCTGTTCTGTCTCTCCGTAGCTCATCAGAGACTCCATATCTCTTAAAAGAGACTAGCAAAGGAGGCAGTCAGGGGGAGGATAGGAACTTGCTCTACTACTCTAAGCTAGGCCTGGTGGTTCCATCCAGTGGGCCTGCCTCTGCAAACCAGAGTGTTGACAGAAGTGGCCCACTAGTGAAAAGCCTCCTCAGGCGGTCACTGTCTATGGACAGCCAGGTTCCTGTCTACTCCCCCTCCATAGATTTGAAGTCGTCCCAGGGATCATCCATAGCAGCAAATGAGGCATCAGGCAGTGTGTTCTGTGCAGTGTCTCAAAAGTCCTCTTTAAAAGATGGCAGTGACAAAAAAACCCTGGATGACAGGCCTCAAGTGCTCCAGCCTCACCGCCTCAGGTCCTTCAGTGCGTCTCAGTCAACAGATAGGGAGGGGACCTCCCCTGTGACTGAGGTGCGCATTAAGACTGAGCCTAGCAGCCCTCTGTCGGACCCCTCAGACATCATCCGGGTCACCGTGGGAGATGCAGCAACAACTACGAGAGACCTGCCCCTCAAAACAGAGGAAGACCAGAGGGACATTAGCAGACTCCCAGCAAAAAGAAGGTTCCAGACAGACAGAAGGTCACCCTTGAAGAAAGCAAGGGCAAATGAGCATGGGCCTTCTGTCTCAGAAGAGAACTGTGAGGAGGGCAGGAGCCCTCCTTCCCTTGACAGCAACTTCCCagattctgaattaaacagagagGAGTTTG AGCAAGGCAACCACGAGCGCTTGTGCCGGAATGCCACCGTTTGCCCTTTCTGCAGCCTCAGGTTCTTCTCCCCAGCGCTGAAGCAGGAGCATGAAGACAGGTGTGAGTACAAAAAGCTGACCTGCCTGGAGTGCATGCGCACCTTCAAGTCTTCCTTCAGCATCTGGCGGCACCAGGTGGAAGTGCACAACCAGAACAACATGGCTTTAGCAGAGAACATTTCCCTGCCTACCCTGGACCACAATGGTGAAGTGGCAGCTGCTTCCAGGCCTCAGTCTGAGCCTAGCAAGGTAAACCATGTGACTGCTCCAAAAGAGGACACAGTGTTTAGTGACTCTTCAGAGCAAGTGAACTTCGATTCTGAggattcctcctgcctccctgAAGACTTGAGTCTTTCAAAGCAACTGAAAGTCCAAGTCAAAGAGGAGCCTgtggaggaggctgaggaggagacTCCTGAGGCCAGTGCAGCTCCCAGGGAGGCTGGTCCCAGCAAGGAGGCTGGTCTGTGGCCCTGCGAGAAATGTGGGAAGATGTTCACGGCACACAAGCAGCTGGAACGACACCAGGAGCTGCTGTGTTCCGTGAAACCCTTCATCTGCCATGTGTGCCACAAAGCCTTCCGTACCAACTTCCGGCTCTGGAGTCACTTCCAGTCCCACATGTCTCAGGCCACAGAGGAGCCTGCACAGAAAGAGGCTGAGGTGTGTCCTGTGCCCACAAATTCCCCCTCAccaccacctctgccacctccacCGCCCTTGCCTAAGATCCAGCCCCTGGAGCCCGACAGCCCCACAGGCCTTTCTGAGACTCCGACCCCtgccacagagaaactgtttgcACCCCAggaatcagacaccctcttctacCACGCCCCTCCCCTTTCAGCAATCACATTTAAAAGACAGTTCATGTGCAAACTCTGCCATAGGACATTCAAGACCGCTTTCAGTCTTTGGAGTCATGAGCAGACACACAATTAA
- the Zbtb21 gene encoding zinc finger and BTB domain-containing protein 21 isoform X4 — protein sequence MHSVQRAHKHSGEEERRKMCTCQINCRMEGLLHYINPAHAISLLSALNEERLKGQLCDVLLIVGDQKFRAHKNVLAASKQGNHERLCRNATVCPFCSLRFFSPALKQEHEDRCEYKKLTCLECMRTFKSSFSIWRHQVEVHNQNNMALAENISLPTLDHNGEVAAASRPQSEPSKVNHVTAPKEDTVFSDSSEQVNFDSEDSSCLPEDLSLSKQLKVQVKEEPVEEAEEETPEASAAPREAGPSKEAGLWPCEKCGKMFTAHKQLERHQELLCSVKPFICHVCHKAFRTNFRLWSHFQSHMSQATEEPAQKEAEVCPVPTNSPSPPPLPPPPPLPKIQPLEPDSPTGLSETPTPATEKLFAPQESDTLFYHAPPLSAITFKRQFMCKLCHRTFKTAFSLWSHEQTHN from the exons ATGCACAGTGTACAGCGGGCTCACAAACACtcgggagaggaagagagaaggaagatgtgTACTTGCCAG ATCAATTGCAGGATGGAGGGACTGCTACATTACATCAACCCAGCACATGCCATCTCTCTGCTCAGCGCCCTCAATGAGGAGCGCCTTAAGGGACAGCTATGTGATGTACTCCTGATTGTTGGGGACCAGAAGTTCCGAGCTCATAAGAACGTCTTGGCTGCCAGCA AGCAAGGCAACCACGAGCGCTTGTGCCGGAATGCCACCGTTTGCCCTTTCTGCAGCCTCAGGTTCTTCTCCCCAGCGCTGAAGCAGGAGCATGAAGACAGGTGTGAGTACAAAAAGCTGACCTGCCTGGAGTGCATGCGCACCTTCAAGTCTTCCTTCAGCATCTGGCGGCACCAGGTGGAAGTGCACAACCAGAACAACATGGCTTTAGCAGAGAACATTTCCCTGCCTACCCTGGACCACAATGGTGAAGTGGCAGCTGCTTCCAGGCCTCAGTCTGAGCCTAGCAAGGTAAACCATGTGACTGCTCCAAAAGAGGACACAGTGTTTAGTGACTCTTCAGAGCAAGTGAACTTCGATTCTGAggattcctcctgcctccctgAAGACTTGAGTCTTTCAAAGCAACTGAAAGTCCAAGTCAAAGAGGAGCCTgtggaggaggctgaggaggagacTCCTGAGGCCAGTGCAGCTCCCAGGGAGGCTGGTCCCAGCAAGGAGGCTGGTCTGTGGCCCTGCGAGAAATGTGGGAAGATGTTCACGGCACACAAGCAGCTGGAACGACACCAGGAGCTGCTGTGTTCCGTGAAACCCTTCATCTGCCATGTGTGCCACAAAGCCTTCCGTACCAACTTCCGGCTCTGGAGTCACTTCCAGTCCCACATGTCTCAGGCCACAGAGGAGCCTGCACAGAAAGAGGCTGAGGTGTGTCCTGTGCCCACAAATTCCCCCTCAccaccacctctgccacctccacCGCCCTTGCCTAAGATCCAGCCCCTGGAGCCCGACAGCCCCACAGGCCTTTCTGAGACTCCGACCCCtgccacagagaaactgtttgcACCCCAggaatcagacaccctcttctacCACGCCCCTCCCCTTTCAGCAATCACATTTAAAAGACAGTTCATGTGCAAACTCTGCCATAGGACATTCAAGACCGCTTTCAGTCTTTGGAGTCATGAGCAGACACACAATTAA
- the Zbtb21 gene encoding zinc finger and BTB domain-containing protein 21 isoform X2: MEGLLHYINPAHAISLLSALNEERLKGQLCDVLLIVGDQKFRAHKNVLAASSEYFQSLFTNKENEAQTVFQLDFCEPDAFDNVLNYIYSSSLFVEKGSLAAVQELGYSLGISFLTNIIAKAPQAPFPACPNRKRVPVEDDETSSQKRSVIVCQGRSEVPGKASGPAVQDLSHAARASPSGAVKTSTNKPHVAKPPEQLHSLSLTEKSWLKDSAAVYAKSVEQPGALDDPNRGSLVKRNAVLPSKPSQDREAMDDKPGVSSQLPKGKAIELALKRPRPPVLSLRSSSETPYLLKETSKGGSQGEDRNLLYYSKLGLVVPSSGPASANQSVDRSGPLVKSLLRRSLSMDSQVPVYSPSIDLKSSQGSSIAANEASGSVFCAVSQKSSLKDGSDKKTLDDRPQVLQPHRLRSFSASQSTDREGTSPVTEVRIKTEPSSPLSDPSDIIRVTVGDAATTTRDLPLKTEEDQRDISRLPAKRRFQTDRRSPLKKARANEHGPSVSEENCEEGRSPPSLDSNFPDSELNREEFGELEGTRPNKKFKCKHCLKIFRSTAGLHRHVNMYHNPEKPYACDICHKRFHTNFKVWTHCQTQHGIVKNPSPASSSHAVLDEKFQRKLIDIVREREIKKALVIKLRRSKPGFQGQSSSPAQQVIKRNLRSRGKGAYICAYCGKAYRFLSQYKQHIKMHPGERPLGVSRAAKPKEQALARAVESKEVYPCRLCNAKLSSLLEQGNHERLCRNATVCPFCSLRFFSPALKQEHEDRCEYKKLTCLECMRTFKSSFSIWRHQVEVHNQNNMALAENISLPTLDHNGEVAAASRPQSEPSKVNHVTAPKEDTVFSDSSEQVNFDSEDSSCLPEDLSLSKQLKVQVKEEPVEEAEEETPEASAAPREAGPSKEAGLWPCEKCGKMFTAHKQLERHQELLCSVKPFICHVCHKAFRTNFRLWSHFQSHMSQATEEPAQKEAEVCPVPTNSPSPPPLPPPPPLPKIQPLEPDSPTGLSETPTPATEKLFAPQESDTLFYHAPPLSAITFKRQFMCKLCHRTFKTAFSLWSHEQTHN, from the coding sequence ATGGAGGGACTGCTACATTACATCAACCCAGCACATGCCATCTCTCTGCTCAGCGCCCTCAATGAGGAGCGCCTTAAGGGACAGCTATGTGATGTACTCCTGATTGTTGGGGACCAGAAGTTCCGAGCTCATAAGAACGTCTTGGCTGCCAGCAGTGAGTACTTCCAGAGTTTATTCACGAATAAGGAGAACGAGGCACAGACTGTCTTTCAGCTCGACTTCTGTGAGCCTGATGCTTTTGACAACGTTCTGAACTACATTTATTCTTCCTCCCTTTTTGTGGAGAAGGGCAGCCTTGCTGCTGTGCAGGAACTGGGGTATAGCCTTGGTATCTCCTTCCTGACCAACATCATTGCCAAAGCCCCTCAGGCTCCTTTTCCAGCCTGTCCCAACAGGAAAAGAGTTCCGGTGGAAGATGATGAGACCAGCTCTCAAAAGCGAAGTGTCATCGTGTGTCAGGGCAGAAGCGAAGTGCCAGGGAAAGCCAGTGGTCCAGCTGTGCAGGACCTCAGCCATGCTGCCCGGGCGTCCCCAAGTGGTGCAGTCAAGACCAGCACCAATAAGCCACATGTGGCCAAGCCGCCAGAGCAGCTTCACAGCCTGTCCTTAACGGAAAAGAGTTGGCTGAAGGATAGTGCTGCAGTATATGCCAAGTCTGTGGAACAACCTGGGGCTTTGGATGATCCTAACAGGGGTAGTTTGGTTAAGAGAAATGCAGTTCTGCCCTCAAAGCCTTCACAAGATAGGGAGGCCATGGACGATAAACCAGGAGTGAGCAGCCAGCTTCCCAAGGGGAAAGCTATAGAGCTGGCTCTGAAGAGACCACGGCCACCTGTTCTGTCTCTCCGTAGCTCATCAGAGACTCCATATCTCTTAAAAGAGACTAGCAAAGGAGGCAGTCAGGGGGAGGATAGGAACTTGCTCTACTACTCTAAGCTAGGCCTGGTGGTTCCATCCAGTGGGCCTGCCTCTGCAAACCAGAGTGTTGACAGAAGTGGCCCACTAGTGAAAAGCCTCCTCAGGCGGTCACTGTCTATGGACAGCCAGGTTCCTGTCTACTCCCCCTCCATAGATTTGAAGTCGTCCCAGGGATCATCCATAGCAGCAAATGAGGCATCAGGCAGTGTGTTCTGTGCAGTGTCTCAAAAGTCCTCTTTAAAAGATGGCAGTGACAAAAAAACCCTGGATGACAGGCCTCAAGTGCTCCAGCCTCACCGCCTCAGGTCCTTCAGTGCGTCTCAGTCAACAGATAGGGAGGGGACCTCCCCTGTGACTGAGGTGCGCATTAAGACTGAGCCTAGCAGCCCTCTGTCGGACCCCTCAGACATCATCCGGGTCACCGTGGGAGATGCAGCAACAACTACGAGAGACCTGCCCCTCAAAACAGAGGAAGACCAGAGGGACATTAGCAGACTCCCAGCAAAAAGAAGGTTCCAGACAGACAGAAGGTCACCCTTGAAGAAAGCAAGGGCAAATGAGCATGGGCCTTCTGTCTCAGAAGAGAACTGTGAGGAGGGCAGGAGCCCTCCTTCCCTTGACAGCAACTTCCCagattctgaattaaacagagagGAGTTTGGTGAGTTGGAGGGGACGAgaccaaacaaaaaatttaaatgcaaacATTGCCTTAAGATTTTTAGATCAACCGCGGGTCTTCACCGCCATGTTAACATGTACCATAACCCAGAGAAGCCTTATGCTTGTGACATCTGTCACAAGAGGTTTCATACCAACTTCAAAGTGTGGACACACTGTCAGACCCAACACGGCATAGTGAAGAACCCATCGCCAGCCTCTAGTTCCCATGCAGTGTTGGATGAGAAATTCCAAAGGAAACTGATTGACatagtgagagagagggagattaaGAAGGCCCTGGTCATTAAGCTCAGGCGCAGCAAGCCTGGCTTCCAGGGACAGAGTAGCTCCCCAGCACAGCAAGTCATCAAGAGGAACTTGCGCTCCCGAGGCAAGGGGGCCTACATTTGTGCCTACTGTGGCAAGGCGTACCGCTTTCTCTCTCAGTATAAGCAGCACATAAAGATGCACCCGGGAGAGAGGCCCCTCGGAGTGAGCAGAGCTGCTAAGCCGAAAGAGCAGGCTCTGGCACGCGCGGTAGAGAGCAAGGAGGTTTACCCGTGCCGCCTCTGTAATGCTAAGCTCTCTTCTCTTCTAGAGCAAGGCAACCACGAGCGCTTGTGCCGGAATGCCACCGTTTGCCCTTTCTGCAGCCTCAGGTTCTTCTCCCCAGCGCTGAAGCAGGAGCATGAAGACAGGTGTGAGTACAAAAAGCTGACCTGCCTGGAGTGCATGCGCACCTTCAAGTCTTCCTTCAGCATCTGGCGGCACCAGGTGGAAGTGCACAACCAGAACAACATGGCTTTAGCAGAGAACATTTCCCTGCCTACCCTGGACCACAATGGTGAAGTGGCAGCTGCTTCCAGGCCTCAGTCTGAGCCTAGCAAGGTAAACCATGTGACTGCTCCAAAAGAGGACACAGTGTTTAGTGACTCTTCAGAGCAAGTGAACTTCGATTCTGAggattcctcctgcctccctgAAGACTTGAGTCTTTCAAAGCAACTGAAAGTCCAAGTCAAAGAGGAGCCTgtggaggaggctgaggaggagacTCCTGAGGCCAGTGCAGCTCCCAGGGAGGCTGGTCCCAGCAAGGAGGCTGGTCTGTGGCCCTGCGAGAAATGTGGGAAGATGTTCACGGCACACAAGCAGCTGGAACGACACCAGGAGCTGCTGTGTTCCGTGAAACCCTTCATCTGCCATGTGTGCCACAAAGCCTTCCGTACCAACTTCCGGCTCTGGAGTCACTTCCAGTCCCACATGTCTCAGGCCACAGAGGAGCCTGCACAGAAAGAGGCTGAGGTGTGTCCTGTGCCCACAAATTCCCCCTCAccaccacctctgccacctccacCGCCCTTGCCTAAGATCCAGCCCCTGGAGCCCGACAGCCCCACAGGCCTTTCTGAGACTCCGACCCCtgccacagagaaactgtttgcACCCCAggaatcagacaccctcttctacCACGCCCCTCCCCTTTCAGCAATCACATTTAAAAGACAGTTCATGTGCAAACTCTGCCATAGGACATTCAAGACCGCTTTCAGTCTTTGGAGTCATGAGCAGACACACAATTAA